Proteins encoded by one window of Camelus bactrianus isolate YW-2024 breed Bactrian camel chromosome 9, ASM4877302v1, whole genome shotgun sequence:
- the TMEM167B gene encoding protein kish-B isoform X1, translating to MTNVYSLDGILVFGLLFVCTCAYFKKVPRLKTWLLSEKKGVWGVFYKAAVIGTRLHAAVAIACVVMAFYVLFIK from the exons ATGACGAACG TGTACTCCTTGGATGGGATTCTCGTGTTTGGTTTGCTCTTTGTCTGCACCTGTGCCTACTTCAAGAAAGTACCTCGTCTCAAAACCTGGCTGCTATCAGAGAAGAAGGGAGTTTGGGGTGTGTTTTACAAAG CTGCTGTGATTGGAACCAGGCTGCATGCTGCTGTGGCAATCGCCTGTGTTGTAATGGCCTTTTACGTCCTGTTTATAAAATGA
- the CFAP276 gene encoding cilia- and flagella-associated protein 276, which produces MSVTRDPFQHPTLDNDDSYLGKPLASKKLPYKNPTHLAQQQDPWHRLNSTPTITSMRRDANFFDPEIPKDDLDFRLSALYNHYTGTFKNKSEILVHQETIQDTHGIKIQFPGEILPPPQLPPITSRANIRHWINPKKESIHSIQGSIVSPHTAATNGGYSRKNDGGFFST; this is translated from the exons ATGTCTGTCACGCGAGACCCTTTCCAGCACCCTACGTTGGATAACGATGACTCCTACTTGGGAAAACCGCTGGCTTCCAAG AAACTGCCATATAAGAACCCAACTCACCTTGCTCAACAGCAGGACCCCTGGCATCGGCTCAACTCAACACCTACAATCACCTCCATGAGGCgggatgctaatttttttgatcCTGAG ATACCCAAGGATGACTTGGATTTCCGCTTATCAGCCTTGTACAACCACTACACGGGGACATTCAAGAACAAAAGTGAGATACTGGTACACCAGGAGACCATCCAGGATACCCATGG AATCAAGATCCAATTccctggagaaattttacccCCTCCCCAACTACCCCCCATCACTTCCCGAGCTAACATCAGACACTGGATCAACCCTAAGAAGGAGTCTATCCACAGCATCCAGGGATCCATAG tGTCCCCTCACACCGCAGCCACCAATGGAGGCTATTCTCGAAAGAATGATGGTGGCTTCTTCTCCACCTAA
- the TMEM167B gene encoding protein kish-B isoform X2, with protein sequence MTNVYSLDGILVFGLLFVCTCAYFKKVPRLKTWLLSEKKGVWGVFYKGKISVQGEIAISGQRGASEWGCCDWNQAACCCGNRLCCNGLLRPVYKMNPKASISPTANQGDEGEEPVGAWAQRRRAQLKSSKSPG encoded by the exons ATGACGAACG TGTACTCCTTGGATGGGATTCTCGTGTTTGGTTTGCTCTTTGTCTGCACCTGTGCCTACTTCAAGAAAGTACCTCGTCTCAAAACCTGGCTGCTATCAGAGAAGAAGGGAGTTTGGGGTGTGTTTTACAAAGGTAAGATATCTGTTCAGGGAGAGATTGCCATCTCTGGACAGCGAGGTGCTTCAGAATGGGG CTGCTGTGATTGGAACCAGGCTGCATGCTGCTGTGGCAATCGCCTGTGTTGTAATGGCCTTTTACGTCCTGTTTATAAAATGAATCCTAAAGCATCCATTTCACCAACTGCCAACCAGGGGGATGAGGGTGAAGAACCTGTCGGGGCCTGGGCCCAGCGTAGGAGAGCTCAGCTAAAATCATCAAAGTCCCCAGGATGA